A window of Malania oleifera isolate guangnan ecotype guangnan chromosome 5, ASM2987363v1, whole genome shotgun sequence contains these coding sequences:
- the LOC131156449 gene encoding SH3 domain-containing protein 2-like, with the protein MEAIRKQASKLREQVAKQQQAVLKQFGAGGYGGSDNLVTDEAELLQHQKLEKLYISTRAAKHFQRDIVRGVEGYIVTGSKQVEIGTKLSEDSRKYGVENTCTSGNTLSKAALNYGRARAHMEKERGNLLKAFGTQVAEPLRAMVMGAPLEDARHLAQRYDRMRQEAEAQAIEVSKRQARLREATGNADNALKLEAAEAKLQDLKSNMATLGKEAAAAMAAVEAQQQRLTLQRLISMVESERTYHQRVLQILEQLEGEMVSERQRIEAPPSSSMDNSMPPPPSYEEVNGVFASQTHNGSTDGISYFLGEVIFSYQAESEVELNLSVGDYVVVRKVSNNGWAEGECKGKAGWFPYGYIERRERVLASKMVEVF; encoded by the exons GCTGTCCTCAAGCAGTTTGGGGCTGGGGGATATGGAGGTTCAGATAATTTAGTTACCGATGAGGCTGAACTCCTTCAGCACCAGAAACTTGAGAAGCTTTACATTTCAACACGTGCTGCTAAG cattttCAAAGGGATATTGTTCGTGGAGTTGAAGGGTATATTGTAACTGGGTCCAAGCAAGTTGAAATAG GTACAAAATTGTCAGAAGATAGTAGGAAATATGGTGTTGAGAATACATGTACCAGTGGCAATACATTGTCAAAAGCCGCACTAAATTATGGACGAGCTCGTGCTCATATGGAGAAGGAGCGTGGAAATTTATTAAAAGCCTTTGGTACACAG GTTGCAGAGCCATTAAGAGCAATGGTAATGGGAGCTCCATTGGAGGATGCTCGACATCTTGCTCAACGATATGATAGAATGCGGCAAGAAGCTGAAGCTCAG GCTATTGAAGTTTCAAAACGCCAAGCAAGGCTGAGAGAAGCGACAGGCAATGCTGATAATGCTTTAAAGCTGGAAGCTGCAGAAGCAAAGTTGCAAGATCTGAAGTCAAACATGGCAACATTGGGAAAGGAAGCTGCTGCAGCAATGGCTGCTGTTGAAGCTCAACAGCAGAGATTGACTCTGCAGCGACTTATTTCCATG GTTGAATCAGAACGGACCTATCATCAAAGAGTCCTTCAGATTCTTGAACAGCTTGAAGGCGAA ATGGTATCAGAGAGACAGCGAATTGAGGCACCTCCTAGCTCAAGTATGGATAACAGCATGCCACCTCCTCCATCATATGAAGAAGTTAATGGTGTATTTGCTTCTCAAACACATAATGGATCGACAGACGGCATTAGTTACTTCCTTGGAGAG GTCATATTCTCTTATCAAGCTGAATCTGAGGTGGAGTTGAATTTGTCAGTGGGTGACTATGTTGTTGTCAGAAAG GTGTCAAATAATGGATGGGCAGAAGGTGAATGCAAAGGGAAAGCAGGCTGGTTCCCATATGGATACATCGAAAGACGAGAGCGTGTTCTTGCAAGTAAGATGGTTGAAGTGTTTTAG
- the LOC131156448 gene encoding squalene synthase 2: protein MGSLAAILRHPDDVYPLMKLKMAARNAEKQIPPQPHWGFCYSMLHKVSRSFALVIQQLGTELRDAVCIFYLVLRALDTVEDDTSIPTDVKVPILIAFHQHIYDRDWHFACGTKEYKVLMDQFHHVSTAFLELGRSYQEAIEDITKRMGAGMAKFICKEVETIDDYNEYCHYVAGLVGLGLSKLFHASRLEDLAPDSLSNSMGLFLQKTNIIRDYLEDINEIPKSRMFWPREIWSKYVNKLEDLKYEENSDKAVQCLNDMVTNSLIHVEDCLKYMSVLRDPAIFRFCAIPQIMSIGTLALCYNNIEVFRGVVKMRRGLTAKVIDRTKTMSDVYGAFFDFSCMLKSKVDKSDPYATKTLSRLEAIQKICRDSGTLTKRRSYIMRSGPRYNSALMITFFVLLAIIFTYLSAN, encoded by the exons ATGGGGAGTTTGGCGGCGATTCTGAGGCACCCTGACGATGTGTACCCCCTGATGAAGTTGAAGATGGCCGCGCGGAATGCGGAGAAGCAAATCCCTCCGCAGCCTCACTGGGGCTTCTGCTACTCCATGCTCCACAAGGTCTCTCGCAGCTTCGCTCTCGTCATCCAGCAGCTCGGTACCGAGCTTCGCGATGCC gtatgcattttttatttggTCCTTCGAGCTCTTGACACTGTTG AGGATGACACAAGCATACCAACAGATGTCAAAGTACCCATTCTGATTGCCTTTCATCAACATATATATGATCGGGACTGGCATTTTGCAT GTGGTACAAAAGAGTACAAAGTTCTCATGGACCAGTTTCATCATGTTTCAACTGCTTTTCTGGAGCTTGGAAGAAG TTATCAGGAGGCCATTGAGGATATTACCAAAAGAATGGGTGCAGGCATGGCCAAATTTATATGCAAGGAg GTAGAAACCATTGATGACTACAATGAATATTGCCACTATGTAGCAGGACTTGTTGGATTAGGATTGTCCAAGCTTTTCCATGCCTCCAGGTTGGAAGATTTAGCTCCAGACTCTCTATCCAACTCCATGGGTTTATTTCTTCAG AAAACAAACATTATTCGAGATTATCTGGAGGATATAAACGAGATACCAAAGTCACGCATGTTTTGGCCTCGCGAGATATGGAGTAAATATGTCAACAAGCTTGAG GATTTGAAATATGAGGAAAACTCAGACAAGGCGGTGCAATGCTTGAATGATATGGTCACAAATTCTTTGATACATGTTGAAGATTGCCTGAAGTATATGTCTGTTCTTCGAGATCCTGCCATATTTCGATTTTGTGCTATTCCGCAG ATAATGTCAATTGGAACACTGGCTTTATGCTACAACAACATTGAAGTATTCCGAGGAGTAGTGAAGATGAGACGAG GCCTTACTGCTAAAGTTATTGACCGAACAAAAACAATGTCTGATGTATACGGAGCCTTCTTCGATTTTTCTTGCATGCTGAAGTCCAAG GTTGACAAAAGCGATCCTTACGCTACTAAAACGTTGAGCAGGCTGGAAGCAATTCAGAAAATATGCAGGGACTCTGGAACCCTAACCAAAAG GAGATCTTATATAATGAGAAGCGGGCCCAGATACAATTCTGCCCTG ATGATCACCTTCTTCGTTTTATTGGCCATCATTTTTACCTATCTGTCTGCCAATTGA